The following proteins are co-located in the Dromiciops gliroides isolate mDroGli1 chromosome 2, mDroGli1.pri, whole genome shotgun sequence genome:
- the LOC122743703 gene encoding metallothionein-like, which produces MDPNCDCERGNSCNCAGSCKCKSCRCTSCKKSCCSCCPAGCDKCAQGCVCKAPQTESCSCCH; this is translated from the exons ATGGACCCCAACTGTGACTGCGAGAGAG GTAACTCTTGCAACTGTGCAGGCTCCTGCAAATGTAAATCCTGCCGATGCACCTCCTGCAAGAAAA GCTGCTGTTCCTGTTGCCCAGCAGGATGTGACAAATGTGCCCAGGGCTGTGTCTGCAAAGCCCCCCAGACGGAGAGTTGCAGTTGCTGCCACTGA